From a single Pseudomonas sp. A34-9 genomic region:
- a CDS encoding pseudouridine synthase, whose product MSTSTFSAAQNQASTLYLPPGPWLTVLDCLCEHFRAIDREQWLDRIARGRVLDGHGQPISVDLPYKEGLRIHYFREVPDEKPIPVVESILYADEHLVVADKPHFLPVTPAGEYVEQTLLRRLIRRLDNPHLVPLHRIDRHTAGLVIFSANPQTRSAYQSLFPTRQIDKRYEAIAPALPDLSFPLVHKSRLVDGEPFFRMQEGAGTSNTETAVEVREKNGDLWRYGLFPVTGKKHQLRVHMTALGASICNDPFYPQVLKDVEDDYANPLKLLAQGLRFIDPVIGEEREFESRITLQW is encoded by the coding sequence ATGTCCACATCTACATTCTCTGCTGCGCAGAATCAGGCGAGCACGCTCTATCTGCCACCGGGTCCCTGGCTGACAGTACTCGATTGCCTGTGCGAGCATTTTCGCGCGATTGATCGCGAGCAATGGCTGGACCGGATCGCTCGTGGGCGAGTGCTGGATGGTCATGGTCAGCCGATCTCGGTGGATTTGCCCTACAAGGAAGGCTTGCGAATTCATTATTTTCGCGAAGTGCCGGACGAAAAGCCGATCCCGGTGGTCGAGTCGATCCTGTATGCCGACGAGCATCTGGTGGTGGCTGACAAACCGCATTTCCTGCCCGTCACACCCGCCGGCGAGTACGTTGAGCAGACCTTGTTGCGCAGGCTGATTCGTCGCCTGGACAATCCCCATCTGGTGCCATTGCACCGCATCGACCGGCATACGGCGGGATTGGTTATTTTCTCGGCCAACCCGCAAACCCGTTCGGCTTATCAGTCGCTGTTCCCCACGCGGCAAATTGACAAGCGCTATGAGGCCATCGCCCCGGCGCTGCCTGATCTGAGTTTCCCTTTGGTGCACAAGAGCCGTCTGGTGGATGGCGAGCCGTTTTTTCGCATGCAGGAAGGCGCGGGGACCAGCAACACCGAAACGGCGGTGGAGGTTCGGGAAAAGAATGGCGATCTGTGGCGCTATGGTTTGTTTCCGGTGACCGGCAAGAAACATCAACTGCGCGTCCACATGACTGCGTTGGGGGCGAGCATCTGCAACGATCCGTTTTATCCGCAGGTGTTGAAAGACGTCGAGGATGACTACGCCAATCCGCTGAAGCTGTTGGCGCAGGGTCTACGGTTTATCGATCCGGTGATCGGTGAAGAGCGAGAATTCGAGAGCCGGATTACGCTGCAATGGTGA